A single window of Aspergillus puulaauensis MK2 DNA, chromosome 5, nearly complete sequence DNA harbors:
- a CDS encoding MDR family MFS transporter (COG:G;~EggNog:ENOG410Q1BN;~InterPro:IPR020846,IPR011701,IPR036259;~PFAM:PF07690;~TransMembrane:14 (i51-77o89-107i119-145o151-169i176-195o207-228i249-268o280-296i317-334o354-372i384-405o411-432i444-468o519-537i);~go_function: GO:0022857 - transmembrane transporter activity [Evidence IEA];~go_process: GO:0055085 - transmembrane transport [Evidence IEA]): MATTTTEVHSLKNEPQGPQNEPPPTTIQTQPVEALDTNSLAEPNYPTGTKFWFTIIALAVVITLGGLDTNIVATAVPSITNDFHTVADVGWYASAFRLCSCAFQFVFAKMYKLFSIKIIFLLSNVIFLVGSLLCATAASSLMLIVGRAVTGLGFSGELAGCFAVLLHILPLERRPVFIGLMASVDLVAAMAAPVVGGALTQSLGWRWCFWINLPIGALSLTAIFFLFSDPRTRRDDGLTVGQKIRELDLISNCLFIPSLTALFIALSWAGTKYPWSDGKVIALFVVFGILLAAFVFNQYRRGDSAVLPFRIVKNRNVIAGFIYTACTNSMTMVLDWYLPTYYQLVLSKTTGESGYLMIPLLVGVMLGLMLQGIGTTTLGYYSPFMILGSICMPIAAGLMTTYSLHVSLAQIILYSLFAGFSGGIGLQGPQAAVQTTVNAADVNLAIGVILFSQSLGPAVFLAVAQVIFTNLLAGSLKSIVPGLTPKQIEELGLGDIKDLAPPHRLDETLGAMDSSLTRTWYLSVALGCTTIVGSLLVEWRSVKRKTS; this comes from the exons ATGGCGACTACCACAACAGAGGTCCATTCCCTCAAGAACGAGCCCCAGGGCCCGCAGAATGAACCCCCGCCTACAACAATACAAACCCAGCCGGTTGAGGCTCTCGACACGAACTCTCTAGCAGAGCCAAACTACCCAACGGGCACTAAATTCTGGTTCACGATCATTGCATTAGCGGTGGTGATCACGCTCGGGGGTCTAGACACCAACATTGTCGCTACGGCGGTGCCCAGTATCACGAACGACTTCCACACTGTCGCCGATGTGGGCTGGTACGCATCAGCATTTCGGCTCTGCTCTTGTGCGTTCCAGTTCGTGTTCGCCAAGATGTATAAGCTCTTCTCGATCAAGATTATATTCTTGCTGAGCAATGTTATTTTTCTGGTTGGGTCGCTGCTCTGTGCTACCGCTGCCTCGTCGTTGATGCTCATTGTAGGCAGGGCAGTGACCGGCCTCGGCTTCTCGGGGGAGTTGGCTGGCTGTTTTGCGGTTCTGCTGCATATCCTGCCACTTGAGAGGCGCCCGGTGTTTATTGGCTTGATGGCGTCTGTCGACTTGGTTGCAGCTATGGCAGCGCCGGTCGTGGGTGGTGCCTTGACGCAGTCtttggggtggaggtggtgttTCTG GAtcaacctccccatcggTGCTCTGTCTCTAaccgccatcttcttcctcttctcagACCCAAGAACCCGCCGGGACGACGGCCTCACGGTGGGCCAGAAGATCAGAGAACTGGACCTGATCAGCAACTGCCTGTTCATACCATCGCTAACAgcgctcttcatcgccctgtCCTGGGCGGGCACAAAGTACCCCTGGTCAGATGGGAAGGTGATTGCACTATTCGTCGTGTTTGGTATTCTACTCGCCGCATTCGTCTTCAATCAATATCGACGCGGAGACTCAGCAGTGCTTCCTTTCCGTATCGTCAAAAACCGCAATGTCATCGCCGGCTTCATCTACACGGCCTGCACAAATTCCATGACCATGGTCCTCGACTGGTATCTGCCAACGTACTACCAGCTCGTTCTATCTAAG ACTACAGGAGAAAGCGGCTACCTGATGATCCCCCTCCTCGTTGGGGTTATGCTAGGACTCATGCTCCAAGGCATCGGCACCACCACACTGGGATATTACTCCCCCTTTATGATCCTCGGCTCGATATGCATGCCCATCGCCGCGGGTCTGATGACCACATACAGCCTCCACGTCTCCCTAGCCCAGATTATCCTCTACTCCTTGTTCGCGGGCTTCAGCGGCGGCATTGGCCTTCAGGGTCCGCAGGCCGCTGTGCAGACGACAGTGAATGCGGCAGATGTGAACCTTGCGATTGGGGTGATTTTGTTCTCGCAGAGTTTGGGCCCGGCTGTTTTTCTTGCCGTTGCGCAGGTGATATTTACGAACCTGCTGGCGGGGAGTTTGAAGAGTATTGTGCCGGGATTGACGCCGAAGCAGATTGAAGAGCTGGGCCTTGGGGATATTAAGGATTTGGCTCCACCGCATAGGCTGGATGAAACGTTGGGTGCTATGGATAGCAGCCTGACCAGGACTTGGTATCTTTCTGTTGCGTTGGGGTGTACGACGATTGTGGGCAGTCTCTTGGTTGAATGGCGTTcggtgaagaggaagacgtcATGA
- a CDS encoding putative oxidoreductase, short-chain dehydrogenase/reductase family (COG:Q;~EggNog:ENOG410PJPY;~InterPro:IPR002347,IPR036291,IPR020904;~PFAM:PF00106,PF13561,PF08659,PF01370;~go_function: GO:0016491 - oxidoreductase activity [Evidence IEA];~go_process: GO:0055114 - oxidation-reduction process [Evidence IEA]), giving the protein MSLSGKVVLITGASKGIGKAIAQRLASEGASVVLNYNTDAPSANELVQEIGQDRALAVQADASKLPDLDRLVDAAVTKFGKIDVLIPNAGIMPMRDLEHTTEEDFDRVYNITVKGPYFLAQKAAKHIPSGGRIVFVSTSVIGLSNIAPPYLLYGSAKGAVEQMSRIMAKDLARNGILVNCIAPGPTTTGLFLEGKSDQVLKAVAGNSPFGRIGEPDEIANAVYFLCGKDSNWVSGQVLRVNGAMA; this is encoded by the exons ATGTCTCTCTCTGGAAAagtcgtcctcatcaccggcgcctCCAAAGGCATCGGCAAAGCCATCGCCCAGCGTCTCGCCAGCGAAGGCGCCAGCGTCGTGCTGAACTACAACACCGACGCCCCCTCCGCCAACGAACTCGTCCAGGAAATTGGCCAAGACCGAGCTCTCGCTGTCCAAGCCGACGCTTCCAAGCTTCCAGACCTCGACCGCCTCGTTGACGCCGCCGTCACCAAGTTCGGCAAGATCGATGTCCTCATCCCCAATGCCGGCATCATGCCCATGCGCGACCTGGAACATACCACCGAGGAGGACTTTGACCGCGTCTACAACATCACAGTCAAGGGACCATACTTCCTTGCACAG AAAGCAGCAAAGCACATCCCGTCAGGCGGGcgcatcgtcttcgtctcaaCAAGCGTCATCGGCCTGTCCAACATCGCCCCTCCTTATCTCCTCTACGGCTCAGCCAAAGGCGCCGTCGAGCAAATGTCGCGAATTATGGCCAAGGATCTGGCCCGGAATGGGATCCTAGTGAACTGCATCGCCCCCGGCCCAACCACCACCGggctcttcctcgagggCAAGTCGGATCAGGTGTTGAAGGCCGTTGCTGGGAATAGCCCGTTTGGTCGTATTGGAGAGCCAGATGAGATTGCGAATGCGGTTTACTTTCTTTGTGGGAAGGACAGTAACTGGGTGTCGGGGCAGGTTCTGAGGGTGAATGGCGCGATGGCATAA
- a CDS encoding OPT family oligopeptide transporter (COG:T;~EggNog:ENOG410PM2Z;~InterPro:IPR004813;~PFAM:PF03169;~TransMembrane:14 (o63-82i89-108o169-192i231-252o272-293i314-331o383-405i436-457o463-489i510-533o545-569i613-634o663-679i691-714o);~go_process: GO:0055085 - transmembrane transport [Evidence IEA]), translating to MAPLNKDSAVVETAVDRDSDNAGQDDDVQYVKGHPVIHTGADVSKFIISDRDDGDPALTFRSIVLGTVFTALSSVITILYVFKPYQVQVSAVFLQLLVFVFGKAWAIFTPRPERFSRPWVQKTLRFLNSGQHFGIKEHVVAALIASSGNNGLAGVEVHAVERLFYNVHISASTAVLSTFSIALCGFVLAGLLRPLIVYPAEMVYWSTLPQVVLYQNLHFDPRANKRRLTKFGWTLGLAAVWELFPAYMVTWLGGLSVFCLASMRAPENTRKIFTTIFGGASSNEGLGLLNFSLDWQYIQSLYISLPLKQQINSWIGYAIFYVVMAGLYYGNAWDAKSFPFMSTSLFKSDGDTFSPDSVINAEGTIDYDKLDNVGLPNLTSSTVWGYLTQNLAIGALITHVLIFYWKDMALAWKQARSRTQPDPHYQGMLKYKEVPMWWYIASFVLAFFAGLIVTIKGETTLPAWGYLISLILGAFIAPFSCVLYGLYGTGVSTNQLSKMVAGALHPGRPLAGLYFASWSHQVILLSVNLANWLKVGQYTKVPHRIMFATQVYGTLLGAGLNYAIMITIVTNQREILLDPIGNNVWSGSTVQSLNSQAITWSLAKQVYGTEGRYLIVPLGLLIGLVLPFAHWTLIKFFPRTKNWPLNTAIVASFAGDRYFGNTAWVWSAIAVGVFSQFWLRQRMPRIYNEYNYLIGAALDGGSQLIIFVLSFAVLGASGTERPFPTWWGNPEGNPDHCL from the exons ATGGCTCCCCTTAACAAAGACAGCGCGGTGGTTGAAACCGCCGTGGACAGGGACAGCGACAATGCCGGGCAGGACGACGACGTTCAATATGTCAAGGGCCACCCTGTAATCCACACTG GCGCCGATGTCTCGAAATTCATCATCTCTGACCGCGATGACGGGGATCCTGCGCTGACCTTTCGCTCCATCGTGCTGGGCACCGTCTTCACTGCTCTGTCCAGTGTGATCACTATTCTCTACGTGTTCAAGCCGTACCAAGTGCAGGTGTCGGCGGTGTTTCTGCAGC ttctcgtcttcgtctttgGTAAAGCGTGGGCTATCTTTACCCCCCGACCGGAGCGATTCTCGCGTCCCTGGGTCCAAAAGACTCTCCGGTTCCTGAACTCTGGCCAGCACTTTGGAATCAAAGAGCACGTCGTCGCCGCGCTCATTGCATCCTCGGGGAACAATGGCCTTGCCGGTGTCGAGGTGCACGCCGTCGAGCGGCTGTTCTACAACGTGCACATCTCAGCATCGACTGCCGTCCTGAGTACTTTCTCCATTGCTCTCTGCGGATTCGTGCTTGCAGGTCTTCTGCGCCCGCTGATCGTCTATCCTGCTGAGATGGTCTACTGGTCGACCCTGCCGCAGGTGGTCCTGTATCAGAATCTGCACTTTGACCCGCGCGCCAACAAACGCCGACTGACAAAATTCGGCTGGACCCTGGGACTTGCGGCCGTTTGGGAGCTATTCCCTGCTTATATGGTAACTTGGCTTGGGGGTTTGTCGGTCTTTTGTCTTGCGTCGATGCGCGCGCCGGAGAATACTAGGAAGATCTTCACGACCATCTTTGGAGGCGCCTCTTCCAACgaggggctggggctgctgaaCTTTTCGCTGGACTGGCAGTATATCCAAAGCCTGTATATCTCACTGCCCCTGAAGCAGCAGATAAACTCCTGGATCGGGTATGCGATCTTCTACGTGGTGATGGCCGGGTTATACTACGGCAACGCGTGGGATGCAAAGTCGTTTCCCTTCATGTCGACCTCGCTGTTCAAGAGTGATGGAGACACCTTCTCGCCTGATTCGGTAATTAACGCAGAGGGGACGATCGACTACGACAAGCTCGACAACGTCGGTCTGCCGAATTTAACATCCAGCACCGTCTGGGGGTATCTCACGCAGAACCTCGCCATCGGCGCCCTGATCACAcacgtcctcatcttctactGGAAAGACATGGCCCTGGCATGGAAGCAGGCACGAAGCAGAACCCAGCCTGATCCCCACTACCAGGGCATGCTCAAGTACAAAGAAGTCCCCATGTGGTGGTACATCGCCTCCTTCGtgctggccttcttcgcgggcCTCATCGTGACGATAAAAGGAGAAACCACCCTCCCAGCATGGGGATACCTCATCTCGCTGATCCTCGGCGCCTTCATTGCCCCATTCTCCTGCGTTCTCTACGGCCTCTACGGCACCGGCGTGTCCACCAACCAACTCTCCAAAATGGTCGCCGGCGCCCTCCACCCCGGCCGGCCCCTCGCAGGCCTCTACTTCGCCAGCTGGTCTCACCAGGTCATCCTCCTGTCCGTGAACCTCGCCAACTGGCTCAAAGTAGGGCAATACACCAAGGTCCCGCACAGAATCATGTTCGCCACGCAGGTCTACGGCACCCTGCTCGGCGCCGGGCTCAACTACGCCATCATGATCACAATCGTCACAAACCAGCGCGAGATCCTCCTCGACCCCATCGGGAACAACGTCTGGAGCGGCTCAACAGTGCAATCCCTCAACAGCCAAGCAATCACCTGGTCCCTCGCAAAGCAAGTCTACGGCACCGAGGGCCGATACCTCATCGTGCCCCTGGGTCTGCTAATCGGACTCGTCCTCCCATTCGCACACTGGACACTGATCAAGTTCTTCCCACGGACCAAGAACTGGCCCCTCAACACGGCAATCGTGGCCTCGTTCGCCGGGGACCGGTACTTTGGCAACACGGCGTGGGTATGGTCTGCTATTGCGGTGGGTGTGTTCTCGCAGTTCTGGCTGCGGCAGCGCATGCCCCGGATCTATAACGAGTATAACTATCTGATCGGGGCGGCGCTGGACGGGGGGTCACAGCTTATTATCTTTGTGCTGTCGTTTGCGGTGCTGGGGGCTAGTGGCACCGAAAGGCCGTTTCCGACTTGGTGGGGGAATCCAGAGGGGAATCCGGATCATTGTTTGTAA